Proteins encoded within one genomic window of Gemmobacter sp.:
- the glpK gene encoding glycerol kinase GlpK yields MPHILALDQGTTSSRAILFDADLAPVARAQQEFPQHFPTPGWVEHDPMDLWSTTAATARAAIERAGITARDIAAIGITNQRETTLLWDRATGKPLHNAIVWQDRRTADTCDALRSAGHGPMIAARTGLLLDPYFSGTKLAWLLDHIPGARDRAARGELAFGTVDSWLIWNLTGGAVHATDATNAARTMLYDIAKGEWDAEICALLRIPLPLLPQVKDCADSFGTTRPDLFGHPIPILGVAGDQQAATMGQACFRPGMMKSTYGTGCFALLNTGAQMVASRNRLLTTIAYRLDGQTTYALEGSIFIAGAVVQWLRDGLRLIRDAAEAQGLAERADPAQGVVLVPAFTGLGAPYWRPDCRGAIYGLTRNSGPAELARAALESVGYQTRDLLEAMQADWGTHAQGILRVDGGMSASDWTMQFLADIIGAPVDRPTITETTARGAAWLAGYRAGVCGGPEDFAQHWALDRRFTPTMPAGTRAAAYARWQRAVAATMTF; encoded by the coding sequence ATGCCGCATATCCTTGCCCTTGATCAGGGCACCACATCGTCGCGCGCGATCCTGTTCGATGCGGACCTGGCCCCCGTGGCCCGGGCGCAGCAGGAATTTCCACAGCATTTTCCGACACCTGGCTGGGTGGAACACGATCCGATGGATCTGTGGTCCACCACCGCCGCCACCGCCCGCGCGGCCATCGAACGCGCCGGGATCACGGCGCGCGACATTGCGGCCATCGGCATCACCAACCAGCGCGAAACCACCCTGCTGTGGGACCGCGCCACCGGCAAGCCGCTGCACAATGCCATCGTCTGGCAAGACCGCCGCACCGCCGACACCTGCGATGCACTGCGCAGCGCCGGCCATGGCCCGATGATTGCCGCGCGCACCGGGCTGCTGCTTGACCCGTATTTCTCGGGCACCAAGCTGGCCTGGCTGCTGGACCATATCCCCGGCGCGCGCGACCGGGCGGCGCGGGGCGAACTGGCGTTCGGCACCGTCGACAGCTGGCTGATCTGGAACCTGACCGGCGGCGCGGTTCATGCCACCGATGCCACCAATGCCGCGCGGACCATGTTGTATGACATCGCCAAGGGGGAGTGGGACGCCGAAATCTGCGCCCTGCTGCGCATTCCCCTGCCGCTGCTGCCGCAGGTCAAGGACTGCGCCGACAGTTTCGGCACCACGCGGCCCGATCTGTTCGGTCACCCCATTCCCATTCTTGGCGTGGCCGGCGACCAGCAGGCGGCCACCATGGGGCAGGCCTGTTTTCGCCCTGGCATGATGAAATCCACCTATGGCACGGGGTGCTTTGCGCTGTTGAACACCGGGGCGCAGATGGTTGCCTCGCGGAACCGGCTGCTGACGACCATTGCCTACCGGCTGGATGGCCAGACGACCTATGCGCTGGAAGGGTCGATCTTCATTGCCGGCGCCGTGGTGCAATGGCTGCGCGACGGGCTGCGCCTGATCCGCGACGCGGCCGAGGCCCAGGGATTGGCCGAACGCGCCGATCCGGCGCAAGGCGTGGTGCTGGTCCCGGCCTTTACCGGCCTTGGCGCGCCTTATTGGCGGCCCGATTGCCGGGGCGCGATCTACGGCCTGACGCGCAATTCCGGCCCGGCCGAACTGGCCCGCGCGGCGCTGGAAAGCGTGGGCTACCAGACCCGCGACCTGCTGGAGGCGATGCAGGCCGACTGGGGCACCCATGCGCAGGGCATCCTGCGGGTGGATGGCGGCATGTCGGCCAGCGACTGGACGATGCAGTTCCTGGCCGACATCATCGGCGCCCCGGTGGATCGGCCGACCATCACCGAAACGACCGCGCGGGGGGCCGCCTGGCTGGCCGGCTACCGCGCCGGCGTTTGCGGCGGGCCCGAGGATTTCGCGCAGCATTGGGCGCTGGACAGGCGGTTCACCCCCACCATGCCCGCCGGCACCCGGGCAGCCGCCTATGCCCGCTGGCAACGCGCCGTTGCTGCCACCATGACGTTCTGA
- a CDS encoding LLM class flavin-dependent oxidoreductase — protein MEIGAFILAQQRSYDQPSEQVILNSIEQTQACEAAGFSTAWYAEHHFNNYSLVPSPLQMVAACSGRTSRIRLGTAVCVLPLYQPQRLLSEIGFADIVTGGRLDLGVGSGYQQFEFERFGVDVDNAPEVFLEHLEIIEKGLKQKIFEHNGKHITIPPTAIAVRNVQKPHVPIWIAAGSPRSMTRAYKSGHNLFVTALQEGLDQIAVLRDQIGESAEAAGKSVKDARVAFLRCAYASDNDAEIEHYLDCARFQRRLSEALHKRRQQMPDGYLLRETPTEKDVPLEQLRKNLPVGSVNQVIDRMLEEISILKPDQVAIQTQLGDFDQKTMLKQIEVWGERIIPAIQKEVGATAIAAQ, from the coding sequence ATGGAAATCGGCGCCTTCATCCTGGCCCAGCAACGCAGCTACGACCAGCCGTCGGAACAGGTCATCCTGAATTCGATCGAACAGACCCAGGCCTGCGAGGCGGCGGGCTTTTCCACCGCCTGGTATGCGGAACACCACTTCAACAACTATTCGCTGGTGCCGTCGCCCTTGCAGATGGTCGCCGCCTGTTCGGGCCGCACCAGCCGCATCCGGCTGGGCACCGCCGTCTGCGTGCTGCCGCTGTATCAGCCGCAGCGTCTGCTGAGCGAGATCGGCTTTGCCGATATCGTCACCGGCGGCCGGCTGGATCTGGGCGTGGGGTCGGGCTACCAGCAGTTCGAATTCGAACGCTTCGGGGTGGATGTCGACAATGCGCCCGAGGTGTTCCTGGAACATCTGGAAATCATCGAAAAGGGCCTGAAGCAGAAGATCTTCGAACATAACGGCAAGCATATCACCATTCCGCCCACCGCCATCGCGGTGCGCAATGTGCAAAAGCCGCATGTCCCGATCTGGATCGCCGCCGGCAGCCCGCGCAGCATGACGCGCGCCTACAAGTCGGGCCACAACCTGTTCGTCACCGCCTTGCAAGAAGGGCTGGACCAGATCGCCGTCCTGCGCGACCAGATCGGGGAATCGGCCGAGGCTGCGGGCAAGTCGGTCAAGGATGCCAGGGTCGCCTTCCTGCGCTGCGCCTATGCCAGCGACAATGATGCGGAAATCGAACATTATCTTGATTGCGCCCGCTTCCAGCGCCGCCTGTCCGAGGCGCTGCACAAGCGCCGCCAGCAGATGCCGGATGGCTACCTGCTGCGCGAAACGCCGACCGAAAAGGATGTGCCGCTGGAACAGCTGCGCAAGAACCTGCCGGTGGGCAGCGTCAACCAGGTCATCGACCGGATGCTGGAAGAAATCAGCATCCTCAAGCCCGATCAGGTTGCCATCCAGACCCAGCTGGGCGATTTCGACCAGAAGACCATGCTGAAACAGATCGAGGTCTGGGGTGAACGCATCATCCCCGCGATCCAGAAGGAAGTCGGCGCCACGGCCATCGCGGCGCAGTAA
- a CDS encoding long-chain-fatty-acid--CoA ligase — translation MFGLMQDRPLLISSLLDYAEQYHPHTEIVSRTCEGPLVRETWADVAMRARKIAQALIRLGVKPGDRVATLAWNTHRHLELYFAVSGLGAVLHTVNPRLYPEQIGYILNHAGARVLCFDIPQAGLVRDLRAELGGVEHFVAMTDDAHLPDLPGVLAYETLLAAEDGAYDWPEFDERTASSLCYTSGTTGNPKGVLYSHRSTVLHSLIACQSDGLQLSSRDSTLLVVPMFHVNAWGIPYASALCGAKLVLPGPKLDGASLWELATTEGCTFSLGVPTVWLGFLAHMDQTAADPSALKLKRIVVGGSAAPRAIIERMRDLGIFVIHAWGMSETSPLGTIGNLLPKHESLPLAEQIDVQVKQGRAMYGVELRLTDDEGAVLPQDGSVAGNLQVRGPWVTSGYFRAEGGPALDATGWFTTGDVARIDSDGYVVITDRAKDVIKSGGEWISSIDLENAAVAFPGVAEAAVIGLPHPKWQERPLLVLVRKPGADPRPADVLEFLSHRVAKWWLPDAVEFVDELPHTATGKIQKTKLRDQFRDYALPDTH, via the coding sequence ATGTTCGGCCTGATGCAGGATCGCCCCCTGCTGATTTCCAGCCTGCTCGACTATGCCGAGCAGTATCACCCCCATACCGAAATCGTCAGCCGCACCTGCGAAGGTCCGCTGGTGCGGGAAACCTGGGCCGATGTCGCCATGCGCGCCCGCAAGATCGCGCAGGCGCTGATCCGGCTGGGCGTAAAGCCCGGCGACCGGGTGGCGACGCTGGCCTGGAACACGCATCGGCATCTGGAGCTGTATTTCGCGGTGTCGGGCCTTGGCGCGGTGCTGCATACGGTGAACCCGCGGCTCTACCCCGAACAGATCGGCTATATCCTGAACCATGCCGGCGCGCGGGTTCTGTGCTTTGACATTCCGCAAGCTGGTCTGGTGCGCGACCTGCGCGCCGAACTGGGCGGCGTGGAGCATTTCGTGGCCATGACCGACGATGCTCACCTGCCCGACCTGCCCGGCGTTCTGGCCTATGAAACGCTGCTGGCGGCCGAGGATGGCGCCTATGACTGGCCAGAGTTCGATGAACGCACGGCATCTTCGCTGTGCTATACCTCGGGCACCACGGGCAACCCCAAGGGCGTGCTGTATTCGCACCGCTCGACCGTGCTGCATTCGCTGATCGCCTGCCAGTCCGATGGGCTGCAACTGTCCAGCCGCGATTCCACCCTGCTGGTGGTGCCGATGTTCCACGTCAACGCCTGGGGCATTCCATATGCCTCGGCGCTGTGCGGGGCCAAGCTGGTGCTGCCGGGGCCGAAACTGGATGGCGCCAGCCTGTGGGAACTGGCCACCACCGAAGGCTGCACCTTCTCGCTGGGGGTGCCCACCGTGTGGCTGGGGTTCCTGGCGCATATGGACCAGACCGCCGCCGATCCGTCGGCGCTGAAGCTGAAACGCATCGTGGTGGGCGGATCGGCGGCGCCGCGCGCCATCATCGAACGGATGCGCGATCTGGGGATCTTCGTCATCCACGCCTGGGGCATGAGCGAGACCAGCCCGCTGGGCACCATCGGCAACCTGCTGCCCAAGCATGAATCGCTGCCGCTGGCCGAACAGATCGACGTGCAGGTCAAGCAGGGCCGGGCGATGTATGGCGTCGAACTGCGCCTGACCGACGACGAAGGCGCGGTGCTGCCGCAGGACGGGTCGGTTGCCGGCAACCTGCAGGTGCGCGGCCCCTGGGTAACCTCGGGCTATTTCCGGGCCGAAGGTGGCCCGGCGCTGGATGCGACAGGCTGGTTCACCACCGGCGATGTCGCCCGGATCGACAGCGACGGCTATGTCGTTATCACCGACCGCGCCAAGGATGTGATCAAGTCGGGCGGCGAATGGATTTCGTCGATCGACCTGGAAAATGCCGCCGTCGCATTCCCCGGCGTGGCCGAGGCGGCGGTGATCGGCCTGCCGCATCCGAAATGGCAGGAACGCCCGCTGCTGGTGCTGGTGCGCAAGCCCGGCGCCGACCCCAGGCCGGCGGATGTGCTGGAATTCCTGTCGCACCGGGTGGCCAAATGGTGGCTGCCCGATGCCGTCGAATTCGTGGACGAACTGCCGCATACCGCCACCGGCAAGATCCAGAAGACCAAACTGCGCGACCAGTTCCGCGACTACGCGCTGCCCGACACCCACTGA
- a CDS encoding acyl-CoA dehydrogenase family protein codes for MPQTQFEDEDGTLSMLRDSVAAFAERFPGAERLRARRALGQDLDREVWTAMAEAGWTGLLLPEDLGGAGLGCREQAVLSESLGRALATEPLVQLAVLSGALLADAPAGAERGRLAEGIADGSLIVSPAWQAMDGTPTEITATAQGDQIRLNGKAQLVSAATSANDFLVRATLGAEALLVSVPATGVAVAERPTVDGATLGSVTLDTVVPAANVIARGERVAALFDRAVELARLTLAAELAGLASRALEITVDYTKQRVQFGKPIASFQALQHRMVDMWGEAEFACCAVVNAADALTEAPDRAASLAVLAAKARAGDAATSVTRKAIQLHGAMGFTDECDIGLYMKRAVTLNATLGNPEALRLHFLALERAA; via the coding sequence ATGCCACAGACCCAATTCGAGGACGAAGACGGCACGCTGTCCATGCTGCGCGACAGCGTGGCCGCCTTTGCCGAGCGTTTCCCGGGGGCCGAGCGCCTGCGCGCCCGCCGCGCCCTGGGTCAGGATCTGGACCGCGAGGTCTGGACCGCCATGGCCGAGGCCGGCTGGACCGGCCTGCTGCTGCCCGAGGATCTGGGCGGCGCGGGCCTTGGCTGCCGCGAACAGGCGGTGCTGTCGGAATCGCTGGGCCGCGCGCTGGCAACCGAACCGCTGGTGCAGCTGGCCGTGCTGTCGGGCGCGCTGCTGGCCGATGCGCCGGCGGGTGCCGAACGCGGGCGGCTGGCCGAAGGGATTGCCGATGGCAGCCTGATCGTCAGCCCCGCATGGCAGGCCATGGATGGCACCCCCACCGAGATCACCGCCACCGCGCAGGGCGACCAGATTCGCCTGAACGGCAAGGCGCAACTGGTCAGCGCCGCCACATCGGCCAACGATTTTCTGGTGCGCGCCACACTGGGTGCCGAGGCGCTGCTGGTCAGCGTGCCCGCAACCGGCGTTGCCGTGGCCGAACGCCCCACCGTGGACGGCGCGACGCTGGGCAGCGTGACGCTGGATACCGTGGTTCCCGCAGCCAACGTCATCGCCCGTGGCGAACGGGTGGCCGCGCTGTTCGACCGGGCGGTCGAACTGGCCCGCCTGACGCTGGCGGCGGAACTGGCAGGTTTGGCCAGCCGCGCGCTGGAAATCACCGTGGATTACACCAAGCAGCGCGTGCAGTTCGGCAAGCCGATTGCCAGTTTTCAGGCGCTGCAACACCGCATGGTGGACATGTGGGGCGAGGCGGAATTCGCCTGCTGCGCCGTGGTGAACGCCGCCGATGCGCTGACCGAGGCGCCGGACCGCGCCGCCTCGCTGGCGGTACTGGCCGCCAAGGCGCGGGCGGGCGATGCCGCCACGAGCGTGACCCGCAAGGCGATCCAGCTGCACGGCGCCATGGGGTTCACCGACGAATGCGACATCGGCCTGTACATGAAACGTGCCGTCACCCTGAACGCGACGCTGGGCAACCCCGAAGCCCTGCGTCTTCATTTCCTCGCGCTTGAACGCGCCGCCTGA
- a CDS encoding enoyl-CoA hydratase/isomerase family protein, with amino-acid sequence MRNELIKVTIENKVAVVKMDSPPVNAWSLAFTEEFIEVFDELYDTPEARCILVTGRDKMFSAGADIKSRASVGGVAGDRTRHMRRMREVGNCIMESNKPVIAAVNGPALGVGMAPIVNADIILASDNAFFCMPEIDIGLMGGARHTMKIFPHSLARRMILTGYRLPAAEAYRRGIIEACVPLEDLMPTAMDLALNIASKSPKAIGLAKRAINTVENMPLRDGYRFEQNLTNEMTQHEDSKEAMRAFLEKRKPVFKDTE; translated from the coding sequence ATGCGCAACGAACTGATCAAGGTCACGATCGAAAACAAGGTTGCCGTCGTGAAGATGGACAGCCCCCCCGTGAACGCCTGGTCGCTGGCCTTCACCGAAGAATTCATCGAGGTGTTCGACGAGCTGTATGACACCCCCGAAGCGCGCTGCATTCTGGTGACGGGGCGCGACAAGATGTTTTCCGCCGGCGCCGACATCAAGTCGCGCGCCAGCGTCGGCGGCGTTGCCGGCGACCGCACCCGCCACATGCGCCGCATGCGCGAGGTCGGCAACTGCATCATGGAATCGAACAAGCCGGTGATCGCCGCTGTCAACGGCCCCGCGCTTGGCGTCGGCATGGCGCCGATCGTGAACGCAGACATCATCCTGGCCTCTGACAACGCGTTCTTCTGCATGCCGGAAATCGACATCGGCCTGATGGGCGGCGCGCGGCACACCATGAAGATCTTCCCCCATTCGCTGGCCCGCCGGATGATCCTGACCGGTTACCGCCTGCCCGCCGCCGAGGCGTATCGGCGCGGCATCATCGAGGCTTGCGTGCCGCTGGAAGATCTGATGCCCACCGCCATGGACCTGGCGCTGAACATCGCATCGAAAAGCCCCAAGGCCATCGGCCTGGCCAAGCGCGCCATCAACACCGTGGAAAACATGCCGCTGCGCGATGGCTACCGGTTCGAACAGAACCTGACCAACGAGATGACGCAGCACGAGGATTCGAAAGAGGCGATGCGCGCCTTCCTGGAAAAGCGCAAGCCCGTGTTCAAGGACACCGAATGA
- a CDS encoding acyl-CoA dehydrogenase family protein, translating into MMQQDWNALPDDEFRRIFREWVDANCPAHMRFMRKQRPLFDEVAEWYHALARKGWLSPVWPQDWGGMGLNPAKHIIYVEEWARLGCPRIPDHGIGLVGPLLLRFGTDEQKAHFLPRILTGEHVWCQGYSEPGSGSDLASLRTSAVREGDEFIVNGQKIWTTLAHCANWIFLLVRTTKSEKKQNGITVLLVDMTTPGVVVRPIPNLREEADFCEVFFDNVRVPVKNVVGEIDQGWTLAKAVLGHERIFLGAPSRPDYALARLEKLAQARGAFDDAAFRSRYAKLRLDLYDLSSAFERFARELRKGGDLAADVSVLKLFTTELYQRITEEALDVAGEEARFADDLPAGAIDIDAMNLFLDARAPAIFGGSNEIQRNILAKAVLGLPG; encoded by the coding sequence ATGATGCAACAGGACTGGAACGCCCTGCCGGACGACGAATTCCGGCGCATCTTCCGCGAGTGGGTGGATGCGAACTGCCCGGCCCACATGCGCTTCATGCGCAAGCAGCGCCCGCTGTTCGACGAGGTGGCGGAATGGTATCACGCGCTGGCCCGCAAGGGCTGGCTGTCGCCGGTCTGGCCGCAGGACTGGGGCGGCATGGGGCTGAACCCCGCCAAGCACATCATCTATGTCGAGGAATGGGCCCGCCTTGGCTGCCCGCGCATTCCCGACCATGGCATCGGGCTGGTGGGGCCGCTCTTGCTGCGGTTCGGCACCGATGAACAAAAGGCGCATTTCCTGCCCCGCATCCTGACCGGCGAACATGTCTGGTGCCAGGGTTATTCCGAACCGGGATCGGGATCGGATCTGGCGTCCTTGCGCACCTCGGCCGTGCGCGAGGGGGACGAGTTCATCGTCAACGGGCAAAAGATCTGGACGACGCTGGCCCATTGCGCCAACTGGATCTTCCTGCTGGTCCGCACCACGAAATCCGAGAAAAAGCAGAACGGCATCACCGTGCTGCTGGTTGACATGACCACCCCCGGCGTGGTCGTGCGCCCCATTCCCAACCTGAGGGAAGAGGCGGATTTCTGCGAAGTGTTCTTTGACAACGTGCGTGTGCCGGTCAAGAACGTGGTCGGAGAGATTGATCAGGGCTGGACGCTGGCCAAGGCCGTTCTGGGCCATGAACGCATCTTCCTGGGCGCCCCGTCGCGCCCCGATTATGCGCTGGCCCGGCTGGAAAAGCTGGCGCAAGCGCGCGGGGCGTTCGACGACGCGGCCTTCCGGTCGCGCTATGCGAAACTGCGGCTGGACCTGTATGATCTGTCGTCGGCCTTTGAACGCTTTGCGCGCGAACTGCGCAAGGGCGGCGATCTGGCGGCCGATGTATCGGTGCTGAAGCTGTTCACGACCGAACTTTACCAGCGCATCACCGAAGAGGCGCTGGACGTAGCGGGCGAGGAAGCGCGTTTTGCCGATGACCTGCCGGCAGGCGCCATCGACATCGACGCGATGAACCTGTTCCTGGATGCGCGCGCGCCGGCGATCTTTGGCGGCTCGAACGAAATCCAGCGCAACATTCTGGCAAAGGCGGTGCTTGGCCTGCCCGGCTGA
- a CDS encoding ABC transporter ATP-binding protein produces the protein MAPTTSPAPDYALEAKGLTKRFGAFAAVNNVNLAVQRGSIHALIGPNGAGKTTCFNLLTKTLQPTEGRIVFDGKDISNMRTADVARLGLVRSFQISATFPNLTALENVRVALQSGRASQWQFWRPISALAPLDVRAMELLEKVGLANAAHLTSAELSYGKKRALEIATTLALDPKVMLLDEPTAGMGHEDIEPITALIREAAVGRTVLIVEHNLSVVSNLCDRITVLTHGEVLTEGTYAEVSSNPEVITAYMGGVDDE, from the coding sequence ATGGCACCCACGACAAGCCCCGCGCCGGATTACGCGCTGGAGGCCAAGGGGCTGACAAAGCGCTTCGGCGCCTTTGCGGCCGTCAACAACGTGAATCTTGCCGTCCAGCGCGGATCCATCCATGCGCTGATCGGCCCGAACGGGGCAGGCAAGACCACCTGCTTCAACCTGCTGACCAAGACGCTGCAACCCACCGAAGGGCGCATCGTCTTTGACGGCAAGGACATTTCCAACATGCGCACCGCCGATGTGGCCCGGCTGGGCCTGGTGCGGTCGTTCCAGATCTCGGCCACGTTCCCGAACCTGACCGCACTGGAAAACGTGCGCGTGGCGCTGCAATCGGGGCGTGCGTCGCAATGGCAGTTCTGGCGCCCGATCAGCGCGCTGGCACCGCTGGACGTGCGGGCGATGGAACTGCTGGAAAAGGTCGGGCTGGCCAATGCCGCGCATCTGACCTCGGCCGAACTGTCCTATGGCAAGAAGCGCGCGCTGGAAATCGCCACCACGCTGGCGCTGGACCCCAAGGTCATGCTGCTGGACGAACCGACCGCCGGCATGGGCCACGAGGATATCGAGCCGATCACCGCCCTGATCCGCGAGGCCGCCGTGGGCCGCACCGTGCTGATCGTGGAACACAACCTGTCGGTCGTGTCCAACCTGTGCGACCGCATCACCGTGCTGACCCATGGCGAGGTACTGACCGAAGGCACCTATGCCGAAGTGTCGTCCAACCCCGAGGTGATCACCGCCTACATGGGAGGCGTCGATGACGAATAA
- a CDS encoding ABC transporter ATP-binding protein: MTNNPATVLSVQDLKAWYAESQALHGMSFDLREGELLTLIGRNGAGKTTTLRSIMGMLRKRQGSIKFRGEELISRKTYEIARRGIAYCPEERAIFASLSVKENLSLPPVLQPGGMSDEALLDAFPNLRRRAGSMGTKLSGGEQQMLAIARILRTGSRVLLLDEPSEGLAPVVVKEIGALIRRLKEQGFTILLVEQNLRFARSVADRHVVVENGRVVDVLTAEQLDADMARVQTYLGV, encoded by the coding sequence ATGACGAATAATCCCGCAACGGTCCTGAGCGTGCAGGATCTGAAGGCCTGGTATGCGGAATCGCAGGCGTTGCACGGCATGTCCTTTGACCTGCGCGAAGGCGAACTGCTGACCCTGATCGGCCGCAACGGCGCCGGCAAGACCACGACCCTGCGGTCCATCATGGGCATGCTGCGCAAGCGGCAAGGGTCCATCAAGTTCCGCGGCGAAGAACTGATCAGCCGCAAGACCTATGAGATCGCGCGCCGCGGCATCGCCTATTGCCCCGAAGAACGCGCGATCTTTGCCAGCCTGTCGGTGAAGGAAAACCTGTCGCTGCCCCCGGTCCTGCAACCCGGCGGCATGTCGGACGAGGCGCTGCTGGACGCCTTTCCCAACCTGCGCCGCCGTGCGGGCAGCATGGGGACCAAGCTGTCGGGCGGCGAACAGCAGATGCTGGCGATCGCCCGCATCCTGCGCACCGGGTCGCGCGTGCTGCTGCTGGACGAACCGTCCGAAGGACTGGCGCCCGTGGTCGTCAAGGAAATCGGCGCGTTGATCCGCCGACTGAAGGAACAGGGCTTCACCATCCTTCTGGTGGAACAGAACCTGCGCTTTGCCCGGTCCGTCGCCGACCGGCATGTCGTCGTGGAAAACGGCCGCGTGGTCGATGTGCTGACGGCGGAACAACTCGATGCCGATATGGCACGGGTCCAAACCTATCTGGGGGTGTGA
- a CDS encoding branched-chain amino acid ABC transporter permease, whose protein sequence is MFDNISIQLLAGQLLIGLINGSFYAMLSMGLAIIFGLMNVVNFAHGAQYMLGAFVAWLLLNYLGINYWAALVLAPVVVAVFGLITERLVLKPLQNLDHLYGLLATYSVALIVEGLVRQQYGSTGLPYPSPLPGGVNLGFMFMPWYRLWVVVFSLFTCLGTWLLIEHTRLGSYLRAANERPQMVEAFGINVPRMVTLTYAFGVGLAALSGVMAAPVYQVSPSMGSSVMMVIFAVVVIGGMGSILGAILTGYLLGFLEGLTKVFYPEGANMVVFLVMIFALIFRPNGLFAGSEKSR, encoded by the coding sequence ATGTTCGACAACATCTCGATCCAGCTTCTGGCCGGGCAACTGCTGATCGGCCTGATCAACGGGTCGTTCTATGCCATGCTCTCGATGGGGCTGGCGATCATCTTCGGCCTGATGAACGTGGTGAACTTTGCCCATGGCGCGCAGTACATGCTGGGCGCCTTTGTCGCCTGGCTGCTGCTGAACTATCTGGGCATCAACTACTGGGCGGCGCTGGTGCTGGCGCCGGTGGTGGTGGCGGTGTTCGGCCTGATCACGGAACGATTGGTGCTGAAACCGCTCCAGAACCTGGACCACCTTTACGGCCTGCTGGCGACCTATTCCGTCGCCCTGATCGTCGAGGGGCTGGTGCGCCAGCAATATGGGTCCACGGGCCTGCCTTATCCGTCGCCGCTGCCGGGCGGGGTGAACCTTGGGTTCATGTTCATGCCCTGGTATCGCCTGTGGGTGGTCGTGTTCTCGCTGTTCACCTGCCTCGGCACCTGGCTGCTGATCGAACATACCCGGCTGGGATCGTATCTGCGCGCTGCCAATGAACGGCCGCAGATGGTCGAGGCATTCGGCATCAACGTGCCGCGCATGGTGACGCTGACCTATGCCTTTGGCGTCGGCCTGGCCGCGCTGTCAGGCGTGATGGCGGCGCCGGTCTATCAGGTGTCGCCCTCGATGGGGTCCAGCGTGATGATGGTGATCTTCGCGGTGGTGGTGATCGGTGGCATGGGGTCGATCCTGGGGGCCATCCTGACCGGCTATCTGCTGGGCTTCCTTGAAGGGCTGACCAAGGTGTTCTACCCCGAAGGCGCGAACATGGTGGTCTTCCTGGTGATGATCTTTGCCCTGATCTTCCGTCCCAATGGTCTGTTCGCCGGATCGGAGAAATCGCGATGA
- a CDS encoding branched-chain amino acid ABC transporter permease, whose product MNRVLLLAALAVALIAAPFFIYPVLLMTVLCFVLFASSFNLLLGYAGLLCFGHAMFFGTAAYITGWLLKTTGISLELAILAGGLFAAAMGFFVGLVSVSRSGIQFAMITFAVSQFVYFVLLQVEFTGGEDGMQGIPRSALFGVVDLNGNLAFYYFVLGVAALMIALFWRIVHSPFGEILKAIRDNEARVESLGFRPERFKMIALMLSAGMAGVAGGLKATVFQFATLTDVSWHISGEVILMTLLGGIGTLTGPMVGAAAIIWLFDQLAQFGEWALISQGAILLIVILFLRRGIVGELTALLRRWKSRA is encoded by the coding sequence ATGAACCGTGTTCTGCTTCTGGCCGCGCTGGCCGTCGCGCTGATTGCCGCGCCGTTCTTCATCTACCCCGTGCTGCTGATGACGGTGCTGTGCTTTGTGCTGTTCGCGTCGTCGTTCAACCTGCTGCTGGGCTATGCGGGCCTGCTGTGCTTTGGCCATGCGATGTTCTTTGGCACCGCCGCCTACATCACCGGCTGGCTGCTGAAGACCACCGGCATCAGCCTGGAGCTTGCCATTCTGGCCGGCGGGCTGTTCGCCGCCGCCATGGGGTTCTTTGTCGGGCTGGTCTCGGTCAGCCGGTCGGGCATCCAGTTCGCCATGATCACCTTTGCCGTGTCGCAGTTCGTCTATTTCGTGCTGTTGCAGGTCGAATTCACCGGCGGCGAGGACGGCATGCAGGGCATCCCGCGCAGCGCGCTGTTCGGGGTGGTGGATCTGAACGGCAACCTTGCGTTCTACTACTTTGTCCTGGGCGTCGCCGCGTTGATGATCGCGCTGTTCTGGCGGATCGTGCATTCGCCCTTTGGCGAGATCCTCAAGGCGATCCGCGACAACGAGGCACGGGTGGAATCGCTGGGGTTCCGGCCCGAGCGGTTCAAGATGATCGCGCTGATGCTGTCGGCCGGCATGGCAGGCGTCGCCGGCGGGCTGAAGGCGACGGTGTTCCAGTTCGCCACGCTGACCGATGTGTCCTGGCATATCTCCGGCGAGGTCATCCTGATGACGCTGCTGGGCGGCATCGGCACGCTGACCGGCCCGATGGTGGGCGCGGCGGCCATCATCTGGCTGTTCGACCAGCTGGCGCAGTTCGGCGAATGGGCACTGATCTCGCAGGGGGCGATCCTGCTGATCGTCATCCTGTTCCTGCGGCGCGGCATCGTAGGCGAGCTGACCGCCCTGCTGCGACGCTGGAAATCCCGGGCGTAA